The following proteins are encoded in a genomic region of Planococcus lenghuensis:
- the copZ gene encoding copper chaperone CopZ, with amino-acid sequence MEQTTLKIEGMTCSHCESAVDGALRNLQGVQDVQVNVAKGIAEVAYNHSEVTTESMKEAVEEQGYDVK; translated from the coding sequence ATGGAACAGACAACGCTTAAGATCGAAGGGATGACATGCAGTCACTGCGAATCAGCGGTAGACGGAGCTTTAAGAAATCTTCAAGGAGTCCAGGATGTCCAAGTGAATGTAGCGAAAGGCATTGCTGAAGTGGCGTATAATCATTCGGAAGTCACGACTGAAAGCATGAAGGAAGCCGTTGAAGAGCAAGGATACGATGTGAAATAA
- a CDS encoding four-helix bundle copper-binding protein, with product MAHERRQELIQILHDCAMACNYCFDACLKEDNVKMIADCLKLTRECADTCAFTEQAVSRNAQFHEQLLKFCAEVCDACGAECEKHAAHSEHCRVCAEACRRCAEACRNIA from the coding sequence ATGGCTCACGAACGACGTCAGGAATTGATCCAGATTCTGCATGATTGCGCCATGGCGTGTAACTACTGTTTCGATGCCTGTCTTAAGGAAGACAACGTGAAGATGATAGCGGACTGTCTCAAGCTTACCCGGGAATGTGCAGATACATGTGCTTTCACCGAGCAGGCTGTTTCCCGCAACGCCCAATTCCATGAGCAGCTGTTGAAGTTCTGTGCAGAAGTATGTGATGCATGCGGAGCTGAATGTGAAAAACACGCAGCGCATAGTGAACATTGCAGAGTCTGTGCGGAAGCCTGTCGACGGTGCGCAGAAGCTTGCCGGAACATCGCCTGA
- a CDS encoding urease accessory protein UreH domain-containing protein — MGEFLHDLSLKWYSFLTQLGVKVAEPILAFTELWNIPILTALLLGLAATTSPCQVTTNASALAFVSRDATNKRETLVQTAAFITGKTLMYTLIGGTAIYLGVQLTTVNGNTSFIVLIRKAIGPLMVIAGLYFLGVVRWRPSFGAELSERLKSKIPQGSPVGSFGFGIAFALAFCPTLVWLFFGLLVPLGIQTSGGVLLPAIFALGTTIPLIFFVLILVDSSELIKQRYFKKTKSLNRWLTKLAAIVFLLAGINDTFTYWFI, encoded by the coding sequence ATGGGAGAATTCCTCCACGATTTAAGTCTGAAATGGTACTCCTTTTTGACGCAATTGGGCGTAAAGGTAGCTGAGCCGATTCTAGCTTTTACTGAACTGTGGAATATCCCAATTCTGACTGCACTGCTACTTGGACTGGCAGCTACAACGTCTCCTTGCCAAGTGACGACAAATGCCAGTGCACTGGCATTTGTCTCTCGGGATGCGACGAATAAACGAGAGACACTCGTTCAAACAGCGGCGTTCATTACGGGCAAAACCTTGATGTATACCTTAATAGGCGGGACGGCAATCTATTTAGGTGTGCAATTGACGACAGTGAATGGGAATACATCGTTCATTGTGCTAATCCGAAAAGCCATCGGACCGCTTATGGTTATTGCAGGTCTTTATTTTCTGGGAGTTGTCCGCTGGCGCCCGTCCTTTGGAGCAGAGTTGAGTGAACGTTTGAAAAGTAAAATTCCACAGGGCTCTCCGGTTGGTTCTTTCGGATTTGGCATAGCGTTTGCCCTGGCGTTTTGCCCAACACTGGTCTGGCTCTTTTTTGGTCTTCTCGTTCCACTTGGTATCCAGACAAGCGGTGGTGTCCTGCTCCCTGCCATTTTCGCACTCGGCACTACGATTCCGTTGATTTTTTTCGTTCTGATTCTGGTCGATAGTTCAGAACTGATTAAACAGCGGTATTTCAAGAAAACCAAATCATTAAATAGATGGCTTACTAAATTAGCGGCTATCGTTTTCCTGTTAGCGGGCATTAATGATACCTTTACTTATTGGTTCATCTAA
- a CDS encoding class I SAM-dependent methyltransferase: MSRLFPLIYDRAMEPLERKSFRRLRKKLIAAAEGSVLEIGSGTGLNFPLYRSNIRVSAIEPNPAMAKRSSERIAQSQAKIQVFAANGESLPFPDNSFDTAVGTLVFCTIPYPEVALQELRRVLKPGGKLLLLEHVKMEQSVLAAVQHVLTPAWKVLGDGCHLNRDTLSKVKDSGFKVTNAEKYHRSLMLLIEAENRKPASINPEGLLVAEHYAGAGIVTE; this comes from the coding sequence ACGAAAAAGCTTCCGAAGGCTCAGGAAAAAACTAATTGCTGCGGCAGAGGGAAGTGTCCTGGAAATCGGTTCAGGAACCGGATTGAATTTCCCGCTTTACCGCTCAAATATACGGGTTTCCGCTATTGAGCCGAATCCAGCGATGGCCAAGAGATCAAGTGAACGGATAGCCCAATCCCAAGCGAAAATCCAAGTATTTGCTGCAAATGGTGAATCGTTGCCTTTCCCGGATAACTCGTTTGATACTGCTGTCGGTACGCTTGTATTCTGTACTATCCCTTATCCGGAAGTGGCACTGCAGGAATTGAGACGTGTTCTGAAACCAGGCGGAAAACTGCTGTTGCTTGAGCATGTCAAAATGGAGCAATCCGTTTTGGCGGCTGTCCAGCACGTACTGACACCTGCATGGAAAGTGCTGGGAGACGGCTGTCACTTAAATCGTGATACGCTGAGTAAGGTAAAAGATTCCGGTTTTAAGGTAACAAATGCAGAAAAGTATCACCGCAGTCTGATGCTGCTGATTGAAGCAGAAAATCGGAAACCCGCAAGCATAAACCCGGAGGGGTTGCTTGTTGCTGAACACTACGCCGGAGCTGGAATTGTAACTGAATAA
- a CDS encoding F510_1955 family glycosylhydrolase produces MKKKIFGLLITLSAAMLAACSGEEVVENETVEAVAEDGTGNEVAEGAVGEATAEASDVELMHIHGLGFSGDGAGIYVPSHDGLKVFEDGDWREAAVAANDYMGFSMVDDGFYSSGHPGEGSNLENPFGIVKSTDMGESLETLDLYKEVDFHLMDAGYYSHAIYVLNPQPNSRMDETGIYYSVDDTETWTESAAKGLAGEHIMSIAVHPKEEAVVAIATDQGVFLSEDYGQTFETISEVPATAAAFSPDGTLLVGGVADSFTLVAFDLETGEQAILPIPELAGQNAIGYIAVNPQDEQMITFATFEKDVYLSEDSGDSWNQIADKGAGLNLNE; encoded by the coding sequence ATGAAGAAAAAAATATTTGGATTATTGATTACCCTTTCTGCGGCAATGCTTGCCGCATGCTCCGGAGAAGAAGTTGTAGAGAACGAAACGGTTGAAGCAGTTGCAGAAGATGGAACAGGAAATGAAGTCGCAGAAGGAGCTGTAGGTGAGGCTACTGCAGAGGCGAGCGATGTTGAACTGATGCACATACACGGCCTTGGTTTTTCTGGTGACGGAGCAGGGATTTATGTTCCTTCTCATGACGGATTGAAAGTGTTCGAAGATGGGGACTGGCGTGAAGCAGCAGTCGCTGCGAATGACTATATGGGATTCTCAATGGTAGATGACGGTTTTTACAGCAGCGGACACCCTGGAGAGGGTTCCAACTTAGAAAACCCTTTCGGCATCGTTAAATCGACCGATATGGGTGAGAGTTTGGAAACGTTGGATTTATATAAAGAAGTTGATTTTCATCTAATGGATGCTGGCTATTATTCGCACGCAATTTATGTGCTGAATCCGCAGCCGAATTCAAGGATGGATGAAACAGGTATCTATTATTCCGTTGATGACACGGAAACATGGACGGAAAGCGCTGCAAAAGGATTAGCAGGCGAACATATCATGTCCATTGCCGTCCATCCGAAAGAAGAAGCGGTTGTTGCGATTGCCACAGATCAGGGCGTTTTCCTTTCTGAAGACTACGGACAGACTTTTGAGACAATTTCAGAGGTGCCCGCAACGGCAGCGGCCTTCTCTCCGGATGGAACACTGTTAGTTGGAGGCGTTGCTGATTCTTTTACACTGGTGGCTTTCGACCTTGAGACAGGAGAACAGGCGATCCTCCCAATTCCTGAACTGGCCGGGCAAAATGCCATCGGCTATATCGCGGTAAATCCACAAGATGAACAGATGATCACGTTTGCAACATTCGAAAAGGATGTTTATCTGTCAGAGGACAGTGGCGATTCCTGGAATCAGATTGCGGATAAAGGCGCTGGTCTAAACTTAAATGAATGA
- a CDS encoding copper resistance CopC/CopD family protein, with the protein MKKWLWLVMAIISMYVLLPAMVGLAHSDLVKTYPIVNEELTGSPETLEFWFRDPVVAYPGSIRLVNSEGKIIDLKDTKTDPENRGHVISEIPSELTPGAYTATANVIALDGFVIEEVIQFRVVEAASQPTASAESQEVKLLRYSPADGETTEGSPGQLEFWFNQPVTLTAVGVFGHHQEAISTAEPVIDSADPNHITVELTEEALPGTYQVTWYARPANPEGFAPETLDVFYFAVDHFTPIEEGGNTTAKSEEWFSSAGISQGGYWLWFTGLSALFGFLFFKSFIFPSYTSRRWRTVSTILFGLTAVGISAVLLILHQEVGSLPISQFISLKFVWIPLLQLVLLLAGLLFTRAGTVFAGVALLLTPLVTGHAAYPQYGGYWSIAASSFHLLAASVWIGGLIALITVPQKKEVKELLVETLPRYSTWALISLGVLVLTGFYMTIAYVPSFSVESFLESEWGKAVTIKMIFTLLIAVLGFFQRRTIKRLVIQSVNVVVSRAKAEVVYGFVVLLAAGLLVVSTPKAAEQGIYPTAMQQQGLDIELNISPLELGLNVLTVTFNGHNVKDAEVIVSMPPDYEVSYNAFHTGENEFKLTGNILHAAGTVDLTVTATIVDGDEVTFPFRIVVPGKVRYNE; encoded by the coding sequence ATGAAGAAGTGGTTATGGTTAGTAATGGCTATAATCAGCATGTATGTGCTGCTCCCTGCAATGGTCGGACTTGCTCATTCTGATTTGGTCAAAACCTATCCCATAGTGAACGAGGAACTGACGGGAAGCCCGGAAACATTAGAATTTTGGTTTCGGGATCCCGTCGTTGCCTACCCTGGATCCATTCGGTTAGTGAACAGCGAAGGTAAAATCATTGATTTGAAAGACACAAAAACAGACCCAGAAAATAGGGGGCATGTGATAAGTGAAATTCCCAGTGAGTTGACACCCGGTGCCTATACCGCGACGGCAAACGTAATAGCGCTAGATGGATTTGTTATCGAAGAAGTAATACAGTTCCGGGTTGTAGAAGCAGCTAGCCAGCCAACTGCCTCTGCAGAATCACAGGAAGTCAAACTGCTCCGCTATTCACCGGCAGATGGCGAGACTACAGAAGGTTCCCCCGGACAACTGGAATTCTGGTTTAATCAGCCGGTGACCCTGACGGCAGTCGGGGTATTCGGTCATCATCAAGAGGCGATTTCAACAGCTGAACCGGTGATCGATTCTGCAGACCCTAACCATATCACCGTGGAATTGACTGAAGAAGCACTGCCGGGCACATACCAAGTGACGTGGTATGCACGCCCGGCCAATCCGGAAGGTTTTGCACCTGAAACATTGGATGTTTTCTACTTTGCAGTGGACCATTTTACTCCGATTGAAGAGGGCGGGAATACCACTGCCAAGAGTGAGGAGTGGTTTTCGAGTGCAGGTATCAGCCAAGGTGGTTATTGGCTGTGGTTTACAGGTCTTTCAGCGTTATTCGGATTCCTGTTTTTCAAATCATTCATTTTCCCGTCTTATACTTCAAGGCGGTGGCGGACTGTTTCAACCATTCTATTTGGATTAACAGCAGTTGGAATAAGTGCCGTGTTGCTAATACTTCATCAAGAGGTGGGGAGTTTACCCATCAGCCAGTTCATATCGTTGAAGTTTGTCTGGATTCCACTTTTACAGCTTGTACTTCTTCTGGCTGGTTTGTTATTTACTCGCGCAGGAACTGTGTTCGCGGGTGTTGCATTACTGCTGACGCCGTTGGTAACCGGGCATGCCGCTTACCCACAATACGGCGGCTACTGGTCTATTGCAGCCAGCAGCTTTCACTTACTGGCTGCTTCTGTTTGGATCGGTGGACTAATCGCGCTCATTACCGTTCCCCAAAAGAAAGAAGTAAAAGAACTGTTAGTTGAAACGCTGCCACGGTACTCTACATGGGCGCTGATCAGTTTAGGTGTGTTAGTTCTAACTGGTTTCTATATGACGATTGCCTATGTGCCCTCTTTTTCTGTGGAAAGTTTCCTGGAAAGCGAATGGGGAAAAGCGGTGACCATCAAAATGATATTTACTCTTCTTATTGCAGTCCTTGGTTTTTTTCAACGCAGGACAATTAAGCGATTGGTTATTCAATCGGTTAACGTCGTGGTAAGTCGTGCGAAAGCAGAAGTTGTGTATGGTTTCGTTGTTCTACTCGCCGCTGGGTTACTGGTTGTCTCGACACCGAAAGCTGCTGAACAAGGAATTTATCCGACTGCCATGCAGCAACAGGGCTTAGACATTGAATTGAATATTTCACCACTGGAGTTAGGGCTTAATGTGCTGACTGTTACGTTCAACGGACACAATGTAAAGGACGCAGAAGTAATAGTATCGATGCCCCCGGATTACGAAGTCAGTTACAATGCCTTCCACACTGGAGAAAATGAATTCAAACTCACGGGAAATATTCTGCATGCCGCAGGCACAGTGGACTTGACGGTCACAGCAACTATAGTGGACGGAGATGAAGTCACATTCCCCTTTCGTATCGTTGTACCTGGGAAAGTCAGGTATAATGAGTGA
- a CDS encoding sensor histidine kinase produces MMRASIVAKLVLSILLLVLTILLPLGFTLNQLFASFYFNEAEQELDSLSDRYAASIPSLDSEQLDLFERLSSLTDREIVVVDAAGVVAANSGIPGISEGQSLSAEEVELLSESASQHREYVNPVNGERYLSTGKPIFDGGELLGVVFVLDSAEDLYQSLNAIKQSVILAGAGAVFLALGFAYILSRKLSDPLLDMEKAARKMAKGELDTRVASGTADEIGSLAVAINDLAIDLQQYRNNRRQFFADISHELQTPMTYLEGYAHALENKLYKSEEEQQQYARIIRQETARLSRLVHELFDLAKMEEGKISLTVEDVDLIEVAENALLKSQMKAREKGIHLVFSPPDTVPYVTADGMRMEQVLMNLIDNAVKYTQRGEIRLEVEARAGNVKVAVEDTGIGIPEADLPHLFDRFYRVEKSRSREFGGTGLGLAIVKQLTELQGGTIAVSSKPGEGTHFELTFPEAEEEEG; encoded by the coding sequence ATGATGCGGGCAAGTATCGTCGCTAAACTTGTCCTCAGCATTTTGCTATTGGTGCTGACCATTTTGCTGCCGCTTGGCTTCACATTGAATCAGCTGTTCGCGAGTTTTTATTTCAATGAAGCAGAACAGGAGCTTGACTCGCTGTCAGACCGATACGCAGCCTCTATTCCTTCCTTGGATTCTGAACAGCTTGATCTGTTTGAGCGACTGTCATCACTGACAGACCGGGAGATTGTTGTTGTAGATGCAGCGGGCGTCGTAGCCGCAAATTCCGGGATTCCGGGAATATCGGAAGGGCAGTCTCTTAGCGCCGAGGAAGTGGAATTACTGAGCGAAAGTGCCTCTCAGCATAGGGAATACGTGAATCCGGTGAATGGGGAGAGGTACTTGAGTACGGGGAAGCCGATTTTCGATGGTGGTGAACTGCTAGGTGTAGTCTTCGTGCTGGATTCCGCAGAAGATCTTTACCAGTCGCTGAATGCCATAAAACAATCTGTCATACTGGCCGGCGCAGGTGCTGTGTTTCTGGCGCTCGGCTTTGCGTATATCTTATCTCGAAAGCTATCCGATCCATTGCTTGACATGGAAAAAGCGGCACGTAAAATGGCAAAGGGTGAACTGGATACAAGAGTAGCAAGCGGCACGGCAGATGAAATCGGGTCTTTGGCCGTTGCCATTAACGATCTGGCCATCGATTTGCAACAGTATCGGAATAACCGCCGGCAGTTTTTTGCGGACATTTCACACGAGCTTCAGACACCGATGACGTATTTGGAGGGCTACGCCCATGCGCTTGAGAACAAGCTGTATAAATCAGAAGAAGAACAGCAGCAGTACGCCCGGATTATCCGGCAGGAAACGGCAAGACTTTCCCGGCTCGTCCATGAACTATTCGATCTTGCGAAAATGGAAGAAGGTAAAATTTCGTTGACTGTTGAAGATGTGGATCTAATTGAAGTGGCGGAAAATGCACTGCTGAAGTCACAGATGAAAGCGCGTGAGAAAGGCATCCATCTCGTATTCAGTCCGCCGGATACTGTTCCTTATGTGACAGCCGATGGGATGCGAATGGAGCAGGTGCTGATGAACTTGATTGATAATGCAGTGAAATATACGCAACGCGGAGAAATCCGTCTCGAAGTGGAAGCGCGGGCCGGCAACGTGAAAGTGGCTGTGGAAGATACAGGCATCGGAATTCCGGAAGCAGATCTGCCGCATCTCTTTGACCGTTTTTACCGAGTCGAAAAATCGCGCTCACGGGAGTTCGGCGGTACCGGTCTCGGTCTTGCCATTGTGAAGCAATTAACCGAGCTTCAAGGCGGAACCATTGCGGTAAGCAGCAAGCCTGGAGAAGGGACACACTTTGAGCTCACATTTCCGGAAGCAGAGGAGGAAGAAGGGTGA
- a CDS encoding APC family permease → MSDYKKNSITLIGAVGLGTGVMISAGIFALLGQVAALAGNWFPLIFIAGAIVTAFSAYSYIKLSNEYPSAGGIGMFLMKEYGKGTITASAALLMGFSMVINQSLVARTFGTYTLQLFDFGSTDFLVPALGVGLLAFAFLVNILGNKFIQTFTSIMSLLKILGLTILAIVGLWLVGFSFTPATGGSDIAAPGAVSYIASVALTVLAFKGFTTITNSGSEIVQPTKNVGRAIMIAILISLVVYVLLAWSVSSSLPLSRIIEAQDYALAEAARPVLGNYGVIFTVAIAIIATVSGIIASVFAVSRMLAMLTNMKLIPHKHFGMPGSIQKHTLVYTIVGAMALTVLFDLSRIASMGAILYLVMDMIIHWGVLKRLKGKVKANSAIVLTAFTLDGIVLAAFLWIKITNDLLVVGVSALFILATFAGERWFLRNGVGGQMEHSD, encoded by the coding sequence ATGTCAGACTATAAAAAGAACAGTATTACCCTAATTGGTGCAGTCGGACTTGGAACAGGTGTCATGATCAGCGCCGGAATCTTTGCACTGCTTGGACAGGTGGCAGCACTGGCAGGAAACTGGTTTCCGCTCATTTTTATTGCCGGGGCGATAGTGACGGCATTCAGTGCCTATTCCTACATAAAATTGAGCAATGAGTATCCATCCGCCGGCGGTATCGGAATGTTCTTAATGAAAGAATATGGGAAAGGGACCATTACAGCTTCCGCTGCCCTTCTCATGGGTTTTTCGATGGTCATCAATCAGAGCTTAGTGGCGAGGACGTTCGGAACGTATACGCTCCAGCTGTTTGATTTTGGCTCGACGGACTTTCTGGTCCCGGCACTTGGGGTCGGGTTGCTGGCGTTTGCATTCCTGGTCAATATTTTAGGTAACAAATTCATCCAGACGTTCACTTCCATCATGTCTTTACTGAAAATCCTTGGCCTGACCATCTTAGCGATTGTCGGTCTTTGGCTTGTCGGTTTTTCCTTCACTCCGGCGACAGGCGGATCGGATATAGCTGCACCGGGTGCTGTAAGCTATATTGCATCTGTGGCACTGACTGTGCTGGCCTTCAAGGGGTTCACTACCATCACCAACAGCGGTTCGGAAATTGTGCAGCCGACGAAGAATGTCGGCAGAGCGATTATGATCGCCATTCTGATCAGCCTGGTAGTATACGTATTGCTGGCATGGTCCGTGTCCAGCAGCCTGCCACTCAGCCGAATCATTGAAGCACAGGACTATGCTTTGGCAGAAGCAGCGAGACCGGTCTTGGGGAATTACGGGGTAATCTTCACCGTCGCCATCGCCATCATTGCGACCGTATCCGGAATCATTGCAAGCGTCTTTGCTGTTTCCCGTATGCTGGCCATGCTGACAAATATGAAATTAATCCCGCATAAACATTTCGGAATGCCGGGATCCATTCAAAAGCATACCCTCGTCTACACTATTGTTGGCGCGATGGCACTCACTGTGCTGTTCGATTTGAGCCGGATTGCCTCAATGGGCGCCATATTGTATCTGGTCATGGATATGATTATCCACTGGGGAGTGCTCAAACGTCTAAAAGGGAAGGTGAAAGCCAATTCGGCTATTGTCTTAACAGCTTTTACACTGGATGGCATTGTACTCGCTGCGTTTCTTTGGATTAAAATCACCAATGACCTCCTCGTCGTCGGAGTCTCGGCTTTATTCATCCTAGCGACTTTTGCGGGGGAGCGGTGGTTTCTGCGAAATGGCGTTGGTGGACAGATGGAGCATAGTGATTAA
- a CDS encoding response regulator transcription factor — protein sequence METREKILIVDDEWNMRNLLKVLLFPHFDTEEAEDGATALALAEKKSYSLIILDLMMPGMDGWEVCEKVREKRQVPILMLTARGDTKDKVEGFSAGADDYLVKPFDSEELVARAKALIRRSQATASHAVEELIEVADLKIDRVERLVYVGDKVIELTPKEFDLIELLATNDKIIFTRDMLMNRIWGIDKERDVRTADTHVKNLREKFRKNELSFNPIRTIWGKGYKFQHSNPEQ from the coding sequence TTGGAGACACGAGAAAAGATACTGATCGTGGATGATGAATGGAACATGCGGAATTTACTGAAAGTGCTGCTGTTTCCGCACTTTGATACGGAAGAAGCGGAGGACGGGGCAACGGCGCTTGCGTTGGCAGAGAAAAAAAGCTACAGCCTCATCATCCTTGATTTGATGATGCCTGGTATGGACGGATGGGAAGTGTGCGAAAAAGTCCGGGAGAAGAGACAAGTGCCGATTCTTATGCTGACAGCCCGGGGAGATACCAAAGACAAAGTGGAGGGATTTTCTGCAGGAGCAGACGACTACCTGGTCAAGCCGTTCGATTCGGAAGAACTGGTTGCCCGGGCAAAAGCCCTCATTCGCCGTTCGCAAGCCACAGCCAGCCATGCTGTGGAAGAGCTGATCGAAGTGGCGGATCTGAAAATTGACCGAGTGGAGCGGCTTGTCTATGTCGGGGACAAGGTCATCGAACTGACACCAAAGGAATTCGACTTAATCGAACTGTTGGCGACAAACGATAAAATCATTTTCACACGGGATATGCTGATGAACCGCATCTGGGGTATCGACAAAGAGCGGGATGTGCGGACAGCGGATACACATGTCAAGAACCTGCGGGAAAAGTTCCGGAAAAACGAGCTCTCCTTTAACCCGATTCGCACAATCTGGGGCAAAGGCTATAAATTCCAGCATTCAAATCCGGAGCAATGA